The following nucleotide sequence is from Chloroflexota bacterium.
TACCAGATCGACAAGCCCGGCGGCGCGGCGATCCGTGCTCAGCAGCGCGACGCCCACTTCGCCTATCTCGATGCGCACGAGGATATCCTGGTCCTTGGCGGCGCCATGCTGGCGGACGACGGAGTCACCCGCACGGGCAGCGTCCTGATCGTCAACGTGCCGAGCAGGGAAGATGCCGAGCGTTTCTCCGCCGAGGAGCCGTTTCGCACGGCGGGGCTCTTTCAGCGCG
It contains:
- a CDS encoding YciI family protein, whose product is MLYIIYQIDKPGGAAIRAQQRDAHFAYLDAHEDILVLGGAMLADDGVTRTGSVLIVNVPSREDAERFSAEEPFRTAGLFQRVEITRMRRGQWNPAAAPKTPEGE